CCGCATTTGTAATAACAAGTTACTATGATCAAGCCCCCCTTGACGAGTATGGTATGTGTTACTAAATATTGTGTGCTAATCacattaatttctaaaattacaACGTAAATTACTCAATTGATGAGTTCAGGTTTAATTAGGCAACCAAAATGGGGTCATCTCAAGGAATTGCATACCACAATAAAGTCATGCTCAAAGACATTACTTAATGGAGCACACGATACCTTCCCTTTGGGTAAACTACAAGAAGTAAGCAAACTAAAGAACTTCAGTGTGTTTCTTTCTGAATCTTGTAAGTGTTAATTATTCTCTTTAGAGCAATATTTAAGCGTAATTAAGTTTAGATTGAATTTCTTCCCCTATTCAGGCTTATGTTTTCAGAGGAAATTCAGGGGAATGTGTGGCCTTTCTGGTAAATAATGATATGAGAAAAGATGTCAAAGTCCTCtttcaaaatatttcatatgagTTGCCTCACAAGTCAATCAGCATTCTACCAGACTGCAAGACCATAACCTTTAATACAGCACAGGTAAGGCCTAAGTGCACGGTACTCAATTTCTTATCATACTGGGACAGTTTCCTAAATTTTATAAGGTTTTTCACATTGTTGTTTTTTTATTTGCTTGACTGCAATGATTTTAGATTACatcaagaacaaataaaaaattCTCTATAAAATATGTGTTACAAATGCAATAACTAAAGAATTAAGTAATTGAATTATTTTTTCTTATGAATTGCTCCTTGAACAGGTAAACACACAATCAAGTACAAGGTCTGTcataaagaaccagaagttcaaCTCAATAGAAAGATGggaagaatacaaagaaactatTGCTACATTTGATAAGACTTCTTTAAGAGCAAAAACCTTGTTAGATCACATGAGCACAACAAAAGATACGTCTGATTATCTTTGGTACACTttcaggtaaaaaaaaaaaaaagaagctggagttataatattaaaaagatCAAAGTGGATTGAGATCACCTGAACTCTTTCTTCTACTGAAGTGCCACATGTTGTAAAAATGCAGGTTTCAAAATAACTTCTCTGATGCTCAACCTGTAATAAGAGCCCGTTCACATGGACACGTTTTGCATGCATATGTCAACGGAGTATATGCTGGTAAAATTCTATATCTCCTAAGCTCTTTTAGGATGATCGAAAATAGACAGTGATTTTGAATTAGAGTCACAGAAGTAcattaaggaaaaaaaatcatttatgaGTTTGAGCCCTTGTTGGACTAAATTTTTCTAATTTGATTTGCCCACTAATAAGAGGTAAATAACATCACCCCACATCATTGGCACCAGGAATCTACAACCCTGTCCGACCATTCCATCCCACATTAGCCAGGGTATTAATCATGGCACACTAGACTTCTTTGTTAATAGATGATCAGAGCTATTCAAAGACAAACAATGCTGCCTCTTATTCAGCAATTTGTTCCACATATTTGCTAAAAGCTATACTGCCTAAACTTCGAAGTTAAACTTTGGCATTTGGGCATGGAATTTAAAATAGAGGGACAAAATTTCAGTACTTGTTTTCATTTTGATCTATCCACCAAAAACTTCTATACTTATTTTATTCTTGATTAATCATGGCATAATAAAACAATTGCGCCATTTAGGGTCTGCTCATGGAAATCACAAGAATACAAGTTTCACTCTGGAGAATTCAGTTTATTTGAGAAATGGGACAAACAATGTCGCCTTTCTTAGTGTAACAGTCGGATTACCGGTATTTTCAGTCTCAGTTTTCTCCTCCTTTGGAATGACTCAACAATATTCTGATGGCCTCTTGTATACATTCATAACATAATCAAATCACATTATTTGTTACATAGGATTCTGGAGCATATCTTGAGCGTAAGGTTGCAGGATTACATACGGTGAGGATTCAACACAAGGATTTCACTAACTATAAATGGGGATATCAGGTACTTTACTTCTACCCATGCAATTATAATTCTGCTCTCTACAGCAGGATATATCCTTGCTTATTTTGATGTGCTCATTTTCTTTATATTAGCACTCTTTGACTTATTCAGACATATATGCCTGAAGTGAAGGTTATCATATACCTTTCTTCTACATTTTACACATGGACTCCATAATTAGTGAGATTGTTCTGATCCTTCTAAAATATTTGATTGATGAAGGTTGGGTTGTTAGGAGAGAAGTTACAAATTTACACAGATGATGCAACAAATAAAGTTCAATGGAATAAGTTTGGAAGCTCTACTTATCAACCACTCATATGGTATAAGGTATGAAAAATTCATTTGCTAattcttatttcaatttgattatGCACATGTTGTCACAAAGTGAGAGAAAGTCAAAATTACATAATCAACATATCATTCACTTTGAGCACAAAATGAAGAATAAAATGGatcatatcaattttttttttcataaattttcagATATTATAACCAAAACAACACAGCACAATTATTTCTTGGTATATTTACTACAATTAAAACATCCACCTAACTTTTTCTCTCATTTGTAATTGCCAGACTCTGTTTGATGCACCATCAGGGAATGACCCAGTTGCACTGAACCTTAGTTCCATGGGAAAGGGTGAAGTTTGGGTTAATGGCCAGAGCATTGGCCGATATTGGGTCTCATTTCACACACCCAAAGGAAAACCTTCCCAAACAAGGTATTTTGACTTGGGTATTATCAATTTATCACGCAAACATTTTATAAGGTCACGCCAtaacatttttttttcaaatgcaatgaaactcaaattttttttaacaaaactAGTGATTTGTGTTTTGTTACTCAAATGCCTTTCATCTTTTACATATGGCTGAACTATTATTCTAGGTACCATATACCTCGATCTTTCTTGAGACCAACAGGCAACTTATTAGTTCTACTAGAAGAAGAGAAAGGGTATCCCCCTAGGATTACTCTAGACACTATTTCAATCAGAAACATCTGTGGACATGTATCTGAATCACATTCCTCAGCAGTTCAGCTCATTTGTCCTCCAAAAAGGAATATTTCCAGGATCCTATTTGCAAGCTTTGGAACTCCTGTGGGTAGTTGTGGAAGTTATGCCATTGGAAACTGTCACTCATCCACTTCTAGAGCCATTGTAGAAAAGGTGAGCTTCATTTCctataatttaaattcaatttttgaatttcagtaCTTAATGCTTAGCATTGTAGACAAGGGGATTAGACGAGACCAGGAAATAAAGGAATTTCAACCGTGGAGTTAAGGGTGCATTACTTTTAAGGAAAAATGGATTCCATTTTCCATCACCATTTTTACATTTGTTACTGTGACCTAGGGGCCACATGTAAAAACCATGAATAAAACCTCTTGCAATTAAAGGGATAGGTAAGGAAGTCTTGTGCAGAACACACTTTTTGCATGCAAAAGGTAGAAAATGAGTTTAATTAATCAAACCGAGAACATTTTCTTAGAGCTTAAATCTaggaaaaattaaaatactagTTCTCAAAGTCTGATTTAAATTGAGATAATGGAAAACCTGgctaataaaaatgaaataacctCCTCCAGAACAGCTAAACAGATTATAGCAGTTTCCTATTTTCTTGGAAAATTTTCTTAAAACTGGAAAAAAATCTCCTCTAGGAAAATGAGCCTAAAAAGTTTCAtatatttaatttcttcttttcCAAATGATATATTATAAAGTAGAACCTTGTtccatttatttgattttttttaaaatttttttagataAACTCCATGAATTTGATGTTGATGTAAATAAAGAACACAATGCATCATTTCTTGATATAACTTTATGTAGAATTTATTGGAATATAATTTTGCAGGTATGCATTGGGAAGAGGAAGTGTTCAATCTTCCAATCAAATCAATTTTTTGATGGTGACCCGTGTCCAGGCATCCCTAAAGCTCTGCTAGTTGAGGCCAAATGCACATGACAGATAGGAGTTCTTTATTAAGGTAGTcaacaaattttaaattcaacctttttaaatttaaatgtagATGGACAATGAATCATTTAGGGATGTCATCATTAATCTAGATACTTGAGTCCTATTCTCAAACTCTTCGTTTATTTTCTTCTCTAGTATATATCTTTTTTCAGTTCTATTAATTTCTTTCACTTATCAGGGCAGAAAGAGGAAAAACTAAAAGAAACAAAAGTCTCATATTATTTAATTGGATTTTATAAATATATGCAATCAttcactcacaaaatttttatttttgcacATAGAGATCAATGACCTTCTTTCTTCATTGATAAAACTTGATGTGAATTATATGAATCAAGATAAAGGTTCTGCATGATGAATTGAAAGGGCTTtcaaaaataaataacatgagaAAAAGGTGTAACAAATGCTCTAAAATGCTAAGGTCTAAAAAGTAAATAAATGCTCCATATTAGTGACCTACTCCTCTATAGGCAGTAAGTTTTCTTGCATTTGTGCTTCTTTACAATTAGAAAGTGAGGAACAACACAACAATGTAAAAAGTATTTAATTTCCAAGAGCAGAAAGATATCATTATAGTCTCAAGGACCAGGATTTTAAATCAGCCATGCAGTGTACTAAAAAGAGAGgagttttagaaataaatataaacAAAAGGGGCAAACCAAAATTGAGAGAGCTACCCTGCATTATATGGCTTATCTGATATGCCCACAAAAAAATACATGAAtacatgtatgtatgtatgtacgtATGCATGCAtgcatgtatgtatgtatgtatgcatGCATGTATATCTGTAGAAAGTGTCTCTACACAGtacagacacacacacacacacataaatttaaaaaaagaaaaatctataTTCACATATAATGGTTTATAGAACCAACCTGTAAGTTTGCAAAGTTTAGACATCGCCCTCCAACGCAAGTACCATCAGAGATTATTTTCCACTCTTTGATTACAGGAGATATTGAGAGCTATGGGTCTGCTCTTAAAAGAAAAGAATCATGTAGAGTACTCAGTAAGTTAGTATAAACAAAATCAGAAGCCTAAAACTCAAGCATATGGATTCCAAGACTTAAAAAGATGTACTATCTATTTATAGCCTCAATTACCAATATAAGCTTTGCTGCCTTTCTTGATAGCATATTTATTCTCTTTGAAAGTCCCAAATTGAGAAGGTAAAAGATTTTTTTGTGAGGGCAGCTCAGCAATGAAAAGTAGAGTTTGTGCCCATCCAGCATATTTCCCATATTTGCCTGCAAATGCATCTGCTACTTGGCTGCATAGCTTAGGTGTGAAGCGGGCACCTGCAAGTTTAGGTAGGATGTATTTTGTAGCAATTtacacaatccaaagaagaacatTTTGATATCAGACCTCATTcattaacaaaaatataaaatagtaTTTCCATGTACTTGCATCTTCTTCCGAACTTTCATAAGTATTATGCTTTATGAATTCCAAAGTCAACAGGTAACCGAAAGATTACGCAATTGGGTTGAAACTCGACATCTTAAAACATAATTATGTCTCACTACCATAATCCCAGGTAACCGAAGCATAATCAATCTATAAAAACAACCTTATTGTGATAAACCTGAAGAGGCACCACAATTTGATCAGCACTGCTAATTCAAATGTGGAAGGGACTAAGTCAGAAAAGTTAATACATGATTttgctttctttcttttcttccccCTTTTGCACAAGACTAATTTTAATAGCTTGTTCATAttaaaattggtcaaagatagtATTCATTCTGCTAAGCAGTTGAGAAAGGGACTTCTTTACAATGGCAAAGCATTGCTGATTCACTTCTCAAAGCTCTGAAGTCTAGACCAACACAAATATTATTAGATGATATGTACTCTCCAGGCCCAACTTTATATTTGGTCGAGGATTCTGATCAACCAATTCAACAAAGGTGTATCATTGAATTTTCGATCCCATCAAATCCCGAATTGGCAATAATAGATACAAAAACAGGTACTTTCAGATAGCAAGTTAAAACTCACAGAAACACCTGCTACGCATGTGTATCTACTGGAATGGCACGGTGTTGATCAAGAGAGAAAAGAGCCATGCAGCTGCTACATTGGGCCCAACCCCAGGTAAAGCAGAAAGAGCATCAATCACCGCTTGGAGATCCAATTTACAGAGATCTGTAACCCATTCTGCACCTTCACCAGGTTTTAATTGCAAAGCATTTACAGTGCCAGTTATATATTTTGCCCCGCTCACATACACCGTGAAACAAAAATAACCAAAACTCCATTAATTTAGATTGAAACTGATACTGGGGAGACATTGAAGACGACAAGGAAACTCAAAACCCATGTCAAAATTGTACAAACTTACATCGCAATGAACCAATAGAGTTCTACACTACCAAATTTAGTTAGCCAATCGAATTAAGTTGAGCAAACAGAACTTAAGCAAAAACCAATACAAAAGAAGCCTAAACAAAATACCTATAATCAAAACCAGCATCTGTAAGCCGCTGCTCCGTAACCATAGCTAATCGTTCCGAAGAAGGGAACTCGAGAAACTCAAGTGAGGACCGAGAGTGCCGGTGTACCGGAAAGGACCAGTTTGTTTCCAGCGGAAGGTTTGGCCAATGGGAAATGTGAGGGTGAGAGAGAGCTCTGATTGGATGAGGTCAAGTGAAGCCCAGTAAGTAACAGTAAGGTGGTGAGAGGTTAATAACTTGCGAGCCGATTCTCAAGGATGAGTTCTACTCAACGAATTGTGCTGGTATGCTCAACAGTTCATATCAAATATCAGAGTTAGTCCATTTTACGAGAACATCGCTAAGGACCAACTTTAATAAGTCCCTAGTCACCCTCTTGTAAGCCGGCACCCAATTTGCTAGCTTTGATGATGGTTTTCTTGGGTTTCTTTTGAGTTGTGAGGTCTGAGGAGCGTTTATCGTGGCGTAGGAGGCGAAAGTGACGGCGATTTGGTGGCGGTGGAGACTGGCATTTGAGGTATTGGAATGGCCTCTTAATTTTCCGGGAACGGGCAGGTTTTTCGGTAGGGGACGCGATGGAGACTCgatattcataattttttaaaaaaaatttataaaaatattcataataaatcataaattatgattttttttttcaaactcattttaaaaacttaaaattttatttatttattctcaaCTTATCTAAAATAAAAATCATATTTCtagaaataatttaatatttttataaatatttaaaattacttatttatttattatcatattaaaatttaaataattatttttatgaaaaattaataatatcaTTTTTACATATATTACTTTTAAAATCGATCTTAGCTCAAGAGGATTCGTCTCCAATGTATTttagtttctttaattttatttaatgtaagtaaaaatctaataattattatcattttactttattttatgatattcaaattaagtatggatttttttttatttcttataaattgatattatttaaatttgataaaatataatttttgtattaactattaaaataaaaatcactTCTTTTTATCtgcaaattatatatattatattaaaatttaataatttttatgatgCAAATCGGAGTTAGACAATAATGATACGTCCGTGGAgaacaataaattaaaattattgaacaGAAAACACTAATATATTGGTGTCAACTTTTTAGTATTTAAAGTAAATCAAATTTGTAACAAAATTTTTTTCCTCTAAATATAGAAATATTTAGCCACTAAATTTTATTTGAtcctatttttatataaaaaataagatCTCAATTTTATTCTTAATATCACTTATAAGAAACTTATTACAAAAGATTTTacatttgaaaaataatttaaaaatatcaattaatttcttaaacttttcatattatttatataataaataaaactaTTTGATTCAGCAATTAAAATTATAGATATTCAAATAGTTTAACCAACTTATTTATAAATCTATTAAAACGGTAACTAATGGCTAATAAatactaataatttatttattagttGTAATTTATATgaactcaaattttaaatttttttattaattaattgattgtcgatt
This is a stretch of genomic DNA from Hevea brasiliensis isolate MT/VB/25A 57/8 chromosome 12, ASM3005281v1, whole genome shotgun sequence. It encodes these proteins:
- the LOC110655344 gene encoding beta-galactosidase 16 translates to MILVLLCFVLQLMAIIISVQGQAAAAGGGGGNVTYDGRSLIINGQHRILFSGSIHYPRSTPQMWPALISKAKEGGLDVIQTYVFWNLHEPVQGQYDFSERKDIIRFMKEIQAQGLYATLRIGPFIEAEWTYGGLPFWLHDIPGIVFRSDNQPFKDHMQRFVSKIVNMMKSEKLYASQGGPIIISQIENEYQTIEAAFHEKGPRYVRWAAAMAVSLQTGVPWVMCKQMDAPDPVINTCNGMQCGETFAGPNSPNKPSMWTENWTSFYQAYGGETYMRSAQDIAFHVALFIAKNGSYINYYMYHGGTNFGRTASAFVITSYYDQAPLDEYGLIRQPKWGHLKELHTTIKSCSKTLLNGAHDTFPLGKLQEAYVFRGNSGECVAFLVNNDMRKDVKVLFQNISYELPHKSISILPDCKTITFNTAQVNTQSSTRSVIKNQKFNSIERWEEYKETIATFDKTSLRAKTLLDHMSTTKDTSDYLWYTFRFQNNFSDAQPVIRARSHGHVLHAYVNGVYAGSAHGNHKNTSFTLENSVYLRNGTNNVAFLSVTVGLPDSGAYLERKVAGLHTVRIQHKDFTNYKWGYQVGLLGEKLQIYTDDATNKVQWNKFGSSTYQPLIWYKTLFDAPSGNDPVALNLSSMGKGEVWVNGQSIGRYWVSFHTPKGKPSQTRYHIPRSFLRPTGNLLVLLEEEKGYPPRITLDTISIRNICGHVSESHSSAVQLICPPKRNISRILFASFGTPVGSCGSYAIGNCHSSTSRAIVEKVCIGKRKCSIFQSNQFFDGDPCPGIPKALLVEAKCT
- the LOC110655343 gene encoding LOW QUALITY PROTEIN: N-glycosylase/DNA lyase OGG1 (The sequence of the model RefSeq protein was modified relative to this genomic sequence to represent the inferred CDS: inserted 1 base in 1 codon; substituted 1 base at 1 genomic stop codon); its protein translation is MANLHLPTPAFVKRCLQRGTKLNSQSARKLLTSHHLTVTYWASLDLIQSELSLTLTFPIGQTFRWKQTGPFRYTGTLGPHLSFSSSLLRNDYFGYFCFTVYVSGAKYITGTVNALQLKPGEGAEWVTDLCKLDLQAVIDALSALPGVGPNVAXCMALFSLDQHRAIPVDTHAXQIATKYILPKLAGARFTPKLCSQVADAFAGKYGKYAGWAQTLLFIAELPSQKNLLPSQFGTFKENKYAIKKGSKAYIDP